One stretch of Halobacillus litoralis DNA includes these proteins:
- a CDS encoding PTS sugar transporter subunit IIB: protein MKKVLVVCGNGLGSSMIVEMNIKAALNEMGKEAEVSHTDLTTAKTEQADVFLGSEDIVESLEDGQKNVVKLRNLMDKNELREALEAQNL, encoded by the coding sequence ATGAAAAAAGTATTAGTTGTATGTGGAAACGGTTTAGGAAGCAGTATGATTGTGGAGATGAATATTAAAGCAGCGTTGAACGAAATGGGGAAAGAAGCAGAAGTTTCTCACACCGATTTAACAACAGCCAAAACGGAACAAGCGGATGTCTTTTTAGGTTCTGAAGATATCGTAGAAAGTCTGGAAGACGGACAAAAAAATGTCGTGAAATTAAGAAACCTTATGGATAAGAACGAGCTTCGTGAAGCATTGGAAGCGCAGAATCTATAA